The nucleotide window TCCTAGCGCAACTAGCGTAGGATGTTTGTGTGGATTAAGGGCATCCTTAGAGTTCGGCACATAAACGTGAATCCCTGCGAGCGGCGACCATGCTTGTATCTTGATACCCAGTTTGGCGTTCACTGCCCTCAATTCCTTTTGAATGAAAAAAGGATGTACTTCGATCTGATTGACTGCTGGTACGATGCTCGTTTCATTCATCAATCGTTCCAGGTGCGAAGCTGAAAAGTTACTGACACCAATTGCCCTAGCGCGGCCATCACTGAGAAATGTTTCAGCAGTCTTATAAGCGGCGACCGTTTTATCAAACTCGGTGGGCACCGGTTGATGCAGGAGATAAAGATCAACGTAGTCTGTTCCAAGGCGACGAAGACTTGCTTCGAATGCGATTTTCGTAGATTCTGTACAGTAGTCAGTCACCCAGAGCTTCGTAGTAATGAAGAGATCTGAACGCTTGATGCCACTTCGTCGAATACCTTCACCAACACTTTTCTCATTCAAATATGCCGATGCGGTATCGATTAA belongs to bacterium and includes:
- a CDS encoding aldo/keto reductase: MNNQPIDMTLNTGATMPAIGLGVMQGTQRESEEAVLFAIESGYRLIDTASAYLNEKSVGEGIRRSGIKRSDLFITTKLWVTDYCTESTKIAFEASLRRLGTDYVDLYLLHQPVPTEFDKTVAAYKTAETFLSDGRARAIGVSNFSASHLERLMNETSIVPAVNQIEVHPFFIQKELRAVNAKLGIKIQAWSPLAGIHVYVPNSKDALNPHKHPTLVALGEKYKKTPAQIMLRWHIQIGNCAIPKSFNAARIKENFAIFDFELSAEDISSIDKLNTGVRGGPDPEIITTTTFGFTIDNSPQADDAFRQ